GGGGTGGATTTTACTATTCCTGCTGGAGAATACTCAAAAGTAGGTGAAGATCAAAAGTATCTGTTTTTTGGTTTAAATGAGTTAAATTCTGGTCTAACAGTGAGAAAATCAACCTTTGCTGATATACCTGCTGGGATTAGAACTAATAAAAAAGATAATGAGTTATGTATTGTTACTATTAGTGGTGGTTCTTTATGTAATAGTGATGCTTCATTTTTTTACCAAAAGAAAAATGTAACTTATCAAAACTCGTTCCAGCAGATACTAATCTATAACGGTAAAGTAGGAAATAAGATTAACATCGGGTATAAAGAATTTAATAATGATTTTGTTCGCCCTGCATTTTCAAATAATGTCGAATATGACTTATCAGAATCAAAAACTATAAGATATAAAGGTGCAGAATTAGAAATAATAAAAGCAACTAATCAATTCATTGAATATAAAGTATATAGTAATTTCAATCTGAGATAAAAAAGCCCTTTGGGGCTTTTATTTTGTCTATGATTTATATAATGAATTTTTAGATGGATACTTATAAGAGAAGAACAATATACATTGTTTATATCTTATAACAGGTCACTATAGAGTAATTCTATAGAGCTACTGAAGACTAACTCGTTTTAGAACAATTCTAAATACATAAGTACCAGTGCTAATTATAAACATACTTTATGTTAAAACGTGAATTTGCTCCATATCTATAAATTTATATTATCTTGAAATATGCTAGGTAATTTAGATACAAAAACTAAAGTTTTGCTAATCTGAGCGTTGTAGGTAAAGATTTTCATAGTTTATACCTAAAGCATCATTAACTTTATTTAAATGATTCGTTGTCAGAATAGACTAAAATGGATGGATAGATTATAGAGTAATCATTAATATAATATTATAATAATCAATTAATTACATAACTTATTAACAGGTTTATTAAAAGCTTTTGGGGATTAAATAACGTATGAATTTAACCTTATTTAATAATAATCTCTTTTAAATTGATCCTATAATTTTAGATCGAAATAGTACTTTTTTCTTGATTATGTTTTATTAAAGCAAGATTGCTAAATTCACAATAGTTATACTACACAATAATATCTTTTTGTATTTCGCTTTAAATAGGTTTGTTTGATAGCTCATAACATCATTACCGGTTAATTTATAATTGTACATAATAATTTCCCTTTCAATAAATTTTAATTAGTACCACGACATTCACTTATTAAATGGTTTTTAAAATTGTTCAGTGAATTTATTTATGCTAATTAAAGTAAAATTTAAAATAACAGCAATTATTGATTAGTTTTTTTATGGTACAGTTTAAACTGTTTATTGTAAAGGGGGATAAGGTCGGGTTAACAGTTTTTATTTGTAAAATATTTAGAAATTTGAAATGCTAACTATTTAGATTAATCGGACTTTATCTATTAAATAAGGATTAAATTGTGTCAATTTTATGATAAAAATATCATTTAAAATGTTATATCAGAGACTTCCTTTAACTTAAAATAATTATAAAAAGATAAAATCATCGCTGGAGGACAATTTTATCTTTTACGGCGAAATATTCGATGTTCAACCATAGTACCGATAAGTTTGATATCCTGTTTTAGACTACTTAAAGTGGTATAATCAGGATTTAAGGGAACCAGTTCGAATTGCATTCTTTCAAAATTATCGTAACCTATTTCACGATATTTTTTGAATGTTGCTTCAGCATCGCCATTGATTGCCACCACAAACTCGCCAGGCATAGGTTTTACAATTGGATCTACGATAATTATATCCCCTTCTTTAAACTCAGGTTCCATTGAATCGCCCTTTATTTCTAACGCAAATGCTTTTTCTGAAAGTTCTAATGAAGTCATAACGTAATCAAATCCTGTTGAATCCTTTATTTCACAGATTTCTCTCCAGATACCTGCCTGAACGTAACTAATGAGTGGTACTTGATGTGAAATTATTTTGACCATTTCAACATTATTAATTTCTTTTTCTTTCCCACTTAATAGCCATGCCAAATCGCATTTTAAAGCAATAGATAATTCATATAAATTTCTGGGTTTTTTAGTCTCTCCTGATTCAATAGCTTGATATGACTGCTGTTTAATACCTACTTTTTCTGCAATCTCTTGTTGAGTTAATCCCAGCTCTTCTCTACGAGCTTTAATTCTTTTACCTAGATTATTCATGAATATAGCTTCTCCAATTGGTTGAATTAAATTTAATGGATAAATCTGTAATTGACAAACAGTATAAACTGTTTAATAATACAGGTAAAACTGTTTTTCAAAATAGTATTTAAAATTTAAATAATTAAAAATTTGAAAGGCAAAAAATAATTAAAATTATAAATAATATGAGAGGAAAAAATGTATAAGATTACAGCACAAGTAAAAAAAGGAATGCAATCATGGGGTACCGTAATATTATATCGTGATTTTGAAATGAACAAAAATGATTTAATTAAGTCATTTGAATCGTATGTTATAGATTTTGAAAGAGAAATAAAGGTTGATGTTGAAGTAAAAAATTTTCAGTGCATTAAGATCTGATTTTTATTGGTTATGACCTTAGTTTATAGGAAATAGTGAATGATAATCAAAATAAAATTCTGATGATATTTAGTATTAACAGCCATTTTGTTGGTTAGTTATATTGGTCAATTCGAAGTAGCCCATAAATATACATATTTACAGATAATAAGTAATGAGGTAAGAATGTTAGTTAATAAAAATATAAAAACTGCAGTTGAACTAAAACCTGACTCACCTAACAATGAAAATCTTGACAAGAAATTTAATATCACTGATATTTTAACCATTTGGGGAATATGGGCACGTCAACAGACATTAATGCATAATAAACCATATATTACAACTTTAGCATGCGATCATAAACCGGAATTAATACTTGATGATTTTGAAATTGTTTTGATCGATTCCTTAATTACAAAACTTGGTCGATTAAAATCAATAAAATCGCAAAATGAATATAAAGTCCTTAAATTATTTTATTTTGGTGAACTCATTACTATTCATGATCGATCTGTAATAGCTCTTCAAACAATCAGTAATATTGCTAATAAAATGCACTGTGATGAAACGAATATTAAAGAAATAAAAAGAAATGCAGAGAATTACGTTATTGGTCTATTGGCAATGCAAACAATGTTAACGGGTATTGAGTCAGATTTATTTAACCGAATTAACTTAAATAATTAAAGTAATATAACCAACATATGATTTAAAAACGACACAATTTCCATTTTGGTTATTATTGTTGAATAATTTAGAAGAATAATATTTATAAGCAATCAAATTGAAATTAAAAAAGCCAATATTATTTGAATATTGGCTTAAAAATGATTAATTTTGTTCAATTTGATTTTTATTTATTTGCTTGAGCAAGTGTGCTGTAACTATACCTGAAGTCATTGTGCCACTAACATTCAATGCTGTTCTCCCCATATCAATAATGGGTTCAATTGAAATTAAAAGGGCAACAAGTTCAATTGGAAGTCCCATTATAGGTAAAACAATTAAGGCTGCATACGTTGCGCCACCACCCACGCCAGCAACTCCAATTGAACTAATTGTGACCACAAACACTAATGTAACCAAGAATTGTAAATTTAAGTCAATGCCTATAGTCGGCGCTATCATCATCGCTAACATGGCTGGGTAAATTCCCGCACAACCATTCTGACCAATGATTGCCCCAAATGATGCTGAAAAACTGGCAATACTGTTTGGTACACCAAAGCGAGTTTCTTGTGTTTGTATATTTAATGGAATTGCTGCCGCACTTGAACGACTTGTAAAAGCAAAAGCCATGATCGTGGTAATTTTTTTGAAATAACCAATAAACGATTCACCCACTAGCATGACCAAAACACCATGGATAATAAACATGATTAAAATAGCAATATAGGAAGCAATAATAAACAAACCTAACGAAAGCATACTCTTGGCATCCGAAGTTGCTGACATTTTCACCATTAGAGCAAATACACCGTAAGGCGTTAATTGAATAACCATGCGAACTAATTTCATGATCCATTGTTGTAAAATAATAATACCAGACAAAAGAGTCGCACCTTGTTCTTGGTTATCTTTTAGTAGTTTTAAAGCTGCAATTCCCAAAAAAATTGCAAAAATAACTACCCCCATAATGGATGTTGATCTTAAACCGGCTAAATCTTGAAATGGATTACTTGGTAAAAATGAGAGCAGCATTGCTGGAACGCTAAGATTGTCTAAGGTATTACTCTTAATCTCTTGAAGTTTAATTGCTCTTGCCTGTTCTTGAATTCCAGATGTAAGTTCATTTGCGGATAAGTTAAATGATAAAGAAACGATAATGGCCACAATGGCTGCAATTAAAGTTGTTAATAATAACATTGAGATGACAAAGCTACTTATTTTACCTAATGAAGCAGCATCATGAAGTTTAGCTACCGCACTTAGAATTGATACAAAGATTAGAGGCATTACTATCATTTGGAGTAATTTTACATAACCATTGCCAACAATATTAAACCACTCGACCGATTGACTTATGATTGCAGGGTTATTGGCACTATAAATAATTTGCAAAATAATACCGAATAATAACCCGGCTACTAGTGCAATAAATACTTTCCGAGATAAAGTCCAAGTTTTGTAATGAAAATGAATATAAATTAATCCTAGTAATAGAATTGAAAAAATACTGACATTTAAAAAAAGTAACACGGAATATCCTTATTAATTGTTAATACCCATAAGTGTAACAAAAGTAATGATATTGATTTATGCTAAAAACGCATAACTTTATGAATAAACGGAATATGCCACTGACAATCATTGATTATTAAATATCACTAACTTAGTCAAATTTGTTAATTTAAAAGCGCGTTATAATTTTAAGTTATAAACATGTAATTTTATATTATTTAATATATAGTTAATCACTTGTTAAGCTGTTACCAACTAAATTAAGAGAATAGATATATGAAGCTATTATTCAAAAAGATAAAAACAGGATTAATGATATTAACTATTTCACTAGTTGCAAATCAGGCTTATGCCGATCGCTTGGATGATATTCAAACGCGTGGTGAAATTAAAATTGCTGTGTTTGATAGCAATCCTCCTTTTGGTTATGTAGATGGTAAGAGCAAAAAGATCGTTGGTCTTGATGCTGATTATGCAAAGGCTATTGCGGAAGCATTAAATGTTAAATTAAAACTTGTGCCAACTAATCCGGCAAATCGAATTCCCTTATTGACTGCGCAAAAAGCTGATTTGATTGTGGCCAATTTTACGGTAACGTCAGAACGAGCAAAAGCCGTTGATTTTAGTCTTCCTTACTTTGCTACAGGGCAAAAATTTGTTGCAAGAAAAGGCGTATTGAAAACACCTGATGATCTAAAAAAAATGAGGATTGGAGCTGATAAAGGTACTGTCATGGAAATAACCCTTCGTGAACAGTATCCGACAGCTAAAGTCATTTCTTATGATGATACTCCTTTTGCCTTTACGGCTTTAAAAAATGGTGTAGTCCAAGCAATTACGCAAGATGATGCTAAATTAATAGGTTTACTCGCCAATTTACCAACTAAACAGCGTGAAGAATTTGAAATTTCCCCATTTAGTATTACTAAAGAATATCAAGCAGTAGGTATACCAAAGGGCGAAAAGAGATTACTACAAGAGGTAAATAAAATGCTTCTAAGTCTAGAAGAGAAAGGTGAAGCAGTTAATATTTATAACCGATGGTTTGGTCCCGAAACTCCTACAGCTATGCCAAGAGGTGAGTTTAAAATTGGTGAAGTGGAATTTTCAAATTAGTAAAATTAATGATACTTCTAAAAATAGCATTTTAACGCCACCTAATGTGGCGATTTTTATTGGGACCATATAAATTATGATTTTTCCAGAAATTTCCGAATATCTCCTTGCTCCACAATATTTGATTTGGTTATGGGAGGGATTTGTTGTTACGTTATCGATTTCATTTTCTACCATTATTTTATCAACCTTGTTTGGTTTCCTGCTGGCTATACTATGTCAAAGTCAATTTGCTATAATTCGCCTTTCTATTCAGGGTTATATTAATCTTTTTCGTTATTCACCTTTATTACCACAATTATTTTTTTGGTATTTTGGTATTGGTAGTATATTATCATTGGATTTTAAACTTTGGATATATGACGAACCAGCAATAGATTTGGGGCTATTTACTATCAATATGCCCTCATTTGAATTTCTTATCGGACTCATTGCTTTAACCTGCTACTCATCGGCCTTTATCGCTGAAGAATTTAAAGCGGGTATCAATGGGGTGAGAGCAGGGCAGCTCAATGCTGCTTTTGCTTTAGGGTTGAATTATTGGCAGAGTTATCGATTTATTATTTTGCCACAAGCTTTTCAAATTGCATTTCCACCACTGATTGGCCAATATATGAATGTAATCAAAAACTCTTCGTTAACCATGGCGATAGGGGTATTAGAACTTTCATATATTTCACGTAAGGTAGAAACTGAAACATTAAAAACCTTTCAAGATTTTGCTATTGCTACTTTACTTTATATCATTGCTGTCGTCATTGTAGGAACATTAGGCAATATTTATCATCATCGATTATTAATAAAAGGAAATCATCAATGGCGATAGATGAACTTGCAGCAGGATTTGCTGTTATTGTAGATAACTTAGATTATTTATTATGGGGAAACTACCCAGATGAAGCATTAGGCGGAATTGCTTTAACATTATTAATGAGTTTGGCTGCAATTGTTGTATCAACAATAATAGGTATCATTACGGGTATAGGTTTGACAATTCTAACCGGGTGGAAACGTCATTTATTAGTAATAACCCTCGGTTTTTTGCGTGCCATTCCGATTCTAATGTTGATATTTTGGACTTATTTTTTATTACCAGTACTGTTTAAAGTTGATATCCCAGCGACCTTTACCGTTATTATGGCTTTAGCATTAGTTGGTGGCGCTTATATTGCCAATGCCGTTTATGCCGGCATGATCGCTATTTCACAAGAACAATGGCAAGCCGCTTATTCATTAGGTTTTAAACGTTCACAAATCATTGGTTATATCATTTTACCGCAAGCATTAAAAATGATGATGCCCTCAATCGTTAATCAATGGGTTTCCTTAATTAAAGATAGTTCATTAGCATATATAGTGAGCGTCGCAGAATTCACTTTTTTAGCCACTCAAATTAATAACAGTACCATGATATATCCAACAGAAATCTTCTTATTTGTATTGATGGTATACGTCATCATCTGTTGGTCATTAGACTTTATGGTAAACCGCTTAAATAAATCAAAAGCGATTAAAAGTAATTAGATAATGATTGATTAGAATCAGTTTTCCCTCATTTTGACAATTAATTGAAGAGACTAAAAATCTATTTATTAGTTCAAAATAGAGGGAACACTTTATTAATACAACTACTTAATATTTGTCATCACAATTTATTTTATGATCGCGATAAATTACAGTGTTATATCCTGCATCAAGATCGCGTTGCTCTATAATTTTACCGTCACGAATAAAGAACCAATATTTTTTAAATGGTTTATAATAACTTTC
Above is a genomic segment from Frischella perrara containing:
- a CDS encoding amino acid ABC transporter permease, encoding MIFPEISEYLLAPQYLIWLWEGFVVTLSISFSTIILSTLFGFLLAILCQSQFAIIRLSIQGYINLFRYSPLLPQLFFWYFGIGSILSLDFKLWIYDEPAIDLGLFTINMPSFEFLIGLIALTCYSSAFIAEEFKAGINGVRAGQLNAAFALGLNYWQSYRFIILPQAFQIAFPPLIGQYMNVIKNSSLTMAIGVLELSYISRKVETETLKTFQDFAIATLLYIIAVVIVGTLGNIYHHRLLIKGNHQWR
- a CDS encoding L-cystine transporter; its protein translation is MLLFLNVSIFSILLLGLIYIHFHYKTWTLSRKVFIALVAGLLFGIILQIIYSANNPAIISQSVEWFNIVGNGYVKLLQMIVMPLIFVSILSAVAKLHDAASLGKISSFVISMLLLTTLIAAIVAIIVSLSFNLSANELTSGIQEQARAIKLQEIKSNTLDNLSVPAMLLSFLPSNPFQDLAGLRSTSIMGVVIFAIFLGIAALKLLKDNQEQGATLLSGIIILQQWIMKLVRMVIQLTPYGVFALMVKMSATSDAKSMLSLGLFIIASYIAILIMFIIHGVLVMLVGESFIGYFKKITTIMAFAFTSRSSAAAIPLNIQTQETRFGVPNSIASFSASFGAIIGQNGCAGIYPAMLAMMIAPTIGIDLNLQFLVTLVFVVTISSIGVAGVGGGATYAALIVLPIMGLPIELVALLISIEPIIDMGRTALNVSGTMTSGIVTAHLLKQINKNQIEQN
- a CDS encoding ABC transporter substrate-binding protein; the encoded protein is MILTISLVANQAYADRLDDIQTRGEIKIAVFDSNPPFGYVDGKSKKIVGLDADYAKAIAEALNVKLKLVPTNPANRIPLLTAQKADLIVANFTVTSERAKAVDFSLPYFATGQKFVARKGVLKTPDDLKKMRIGADKGTVMEITLREQYPTAKVISYDDTPFAFTALKNGVVQAITQDDAKLIGLLANLPTKQREEFEISPFSITKEYQAVGIPKGEKRLLQEVNKMLLSLEEKGEAVNIYNRWFGPETPTAMPRGEFKIGEVEFSN
- a CDS encoding amino acid ABC transporter permease, with protein sequence MAIDELAAGFAVIVDNLDYLLWGNYPDEALGGIALTLLMSLAAIVVSTIIGIITGIGLTILTGWKRHLLVITLGFLRAIPILMLIFWTYFLLPVLFKVDIPATFTVIMALALVGGAYIANAVYAGMIAISQEQWQAAYSLGFKRSQIIGYIILPQALKMMMPSIVNQWVSLIKDSSLAYIVSVAEFTFLATQINNSTMIYPTEIFLFVLMVYVIICWSLDFMVNRLNKSKAIKSN
- a CDS encoding LexA family protein, whose protein sequence is MNNLGKRIKARREELGLTQQEIAEKVGIKQQSYQAIESGETKKPRNLYELSIALKCDLAWLLSGKEKEINNVEMVKIISHQVPLISYVQAGIWREICEIKDSTGFDYVMTSLELSEKAFALEIKGDSMEPEFKEGDIIIVDPIVKPMPGEFVVAINGDAEATFKKYREIGYDNFERMQFELVPLNPDYTTLSSLKQDIKLIGTMVEHRIFRRKR